In Aquimarina spinulae, a single window of DNA contains:
- a CDS encoding G-D-S-L family lipolytic protein — MNTQYKWLILLLIFGCISCESDDDASTTGEEIVITSGNADFSKYVSLGNSLAAGFTDGALFIAGQENSMPNILAKQFALAGGGEFTQPLMNDNIGGALIAGTPTLNPRFYFYSDPNPDPPNESGPRLLGTTPGDDTPEIPTTEITNIISGPFNNMGIPGAKSFHLPAAGYGNVAGLPSMANPYFVRIASGPTASVLGDAMVQNPTFFSLWIGNNDVLGYALSGGDGTDPITDETIFTQAYNAIITTLTSGQAKGVAFNIPDVTSIPHFTTVPYNPVPLDAATAGAVNQGYAAYNAGLLQIEGLGGIDEAERKARTIEFAAGQNAVVIEDESLTNLTTSGLPNYRHATAEDLLILPSSSFIGTTVGGNPLLINGVSVPLEDKWVLIPSEQQEISAATTTFNTIISTAIQQAGLAFVDANTILKEASENGVMFDDFLLRDDLVFGGAFSLDGVHPTARGYAFLANKAIESVNTTYGSNLPMVKAVDYPTFYSALLK; from the coding sequence ATGAATACTCAATATAAATGGTTAATACTCCTGTTGATTTTTGGATGTATTTCTTGCGAATCGGATGATGATGCTTCTACCACAGGTGAAGAAATAGTAATTACCTCAGGGAACGCAGATTTTTCAAAATATGTTTCCTTAGGAAATTCTCTAGCTGCCGGATTTACAGATGGCGCCTTGTTTATTGCTGGACAGGAAAATTCGATGCCTAATATTTTAGCAAAGCAATTTGCTCTGGCAGGGGGAGGAGAATTTACACAGCCTTTAATGAATGATAATATAGGAGGAGCCCTGATAGCAGGAACCCCTACTTTAAATCCAAGATTTTATTTTTATAGTGATCCAAATCCTGATCCGCCTAATGAATCAGGCCCACGATTATTAGGAACCACACCAGGAGATGATACTCCAGAAATACCTACCACAGAAATAACAAATATAATATCAGGACCTTTTAATAATATGGGAATTCCTGGAGCCAAAAGCTTTCATTTACCTGCAGCAGGATATGGTAATGTAGCAGGGTTACCAAGTATGGCTAATCCTTATTTTGTGAGAATTGCTTCTGGCCCTACAGCCTCTGTACTTGGAGATGCTATGGTTCAGAATCCAACATTTTTCTCGTTATGGATCGGTAATAACGATGTTTTGGGATATGCTTTGTCGGGAGGAGATGGTACAGATCCGATTACAGATGAAACTATATTTACGCAGGCTTATAATGCGATAATTACCACGTTAACTTCTGGTCAAGCAAAAGGAGTAGCGTTTAATATTCCTGATGTAACATCTATACCACATTTTACAACTGTGCCTTATAACCCTGTTCCTTTAGATGCTGCAACAGCAGGAGCTGTTAATCAGGGATATGCGGCCTATAATGCAGGATTGTTGCAAATAGAAGGCCTTGGAGGAATTGATGAAGCAGAAAGAAAAGCCAGAACAATCGAGTTTGCAGCAGGGCAAAATGCAGTAGTAATAGAAGATGAAAGTCTAACAAATCTAACTACGTCTGGTCTGCCAAATTACAGACATGCTACCGCAGAAGATTTATTAATATTACCAAGTTCTTCTTTTATTGGTACTACCGTTGGAGGAAATCCATTGTTAATAAACGGAGTTTCAGTTCCTTTAGAAGATAAATGGGTGTTAATACCTTCCGAACAACAGGAAATATCTGCTGCGACTACTACGTTTAATACTATAATAAGTACGGCAATACAGCAAGCTGGTTTAGCATTTGTAGATGCAAATACAATTCTTAAAGAAGCTTCAGAAAACGGAGTAATGTTTGATGATTTTTTACTGCGGGATGATTTGGTTTTTGGTGGTGCTTTTTCTTTAGATGGAGTGCACCCTACAGCTAGAGGCTATGCTTTTTTAGCAAATAAAGCAATAGAGTCTGTAAATACTACATACGGTTCTAATCTGCCAATGGTAAAAGCAGTAGATTATCCAACTTTTTATTCGGCTTTGTTAAAATAG
- a CDS encoding TonB-dependent receptor: MKKITLVIMMMVCIIATAQTTISGKVVDDGNQPIPGANITLKNSSSGTVADFDGIFTLTVQESPPFTIIASSVGFESSSIDISSQTVDLTIVLKEGTELDEVVISASRTPERIFESPVSVERFGIKEIKNTPSVDFYDGLENLKGVDINTNSLTFKSINTRGFADFANTRFVQLVDGMDNTAPALNFVLGNLLGMTELDVNSVELLPGASSALYGANAFNGILFMTSKNPFDHHGISAYFKGGITSQEAAGDNEFYDYGIRVAHKFSEKFAAKANFSYLRGTDWFATSTVNVLNPATDRSDPNYDGLNVYGDEVSTNIRGVGEALVNRGVLPAGAENLLPDESVSRTGYNEQDLNANKAESIKFDAALHYRPFANDFEVIYNGKIGRGTTIYQGANRYSIRNFFLQQHKLEFKNNNFFVRGYLTDESAGDSYDTRFTGININRKWKDDQTWFGEYAGAFVQATLAGQLPEQAHLIGRQTADTGRFMPGTPEFEQAFKAVTSDPNLLTGSKFQDASQLKHVDVNYNLSHITGDFADIQVGGSFREYKLNSSGTIFTDFDGPIRYSEYGAYTQIQKKFADERVKVTGSIRYDKSELFDGNLSPRLSIGYTLGNERNHNIRASVQTGFRNPTTQDLYIGLDVGRAILVGSARDNLDRDVRSFDDLSGAGETIVGSDTVTITGRAAYENSFSASSVTNGAPEASGATLVEPEKITAFEIGYRGKIKKFVIDLSGYYNQYKDFISTENVLVPYYGQVGDGTLSLLALQNDDFKVYQAYTNSDVDIKSFGATIGVNTRIPGNFDLGVNYTYAEQDFDKDKDPDFRTNFNTPKHKVKATFGHANLFKNFGFNTSYRWTDNYLWEASFGDGNVPSFSVIDAQINYKIPKLKTTLKVGATNIGGDEYFTAFGTGFIGSQYYIGLSINNL; this comes from the coding sequence ATGAAAAAAATTACATTAGTAATAATGATGATGGTATGCATTATTGCTACTGCGCAAACAACAATTAGCGGAAAAGTCGTTGATGATGGTAACCAACCTATTCCAGGAGCTAATATTACATTAAAAAATTCTTCTTCCGGAACAGTAGCAGATTTTGACGGTATTTTTACTTTAACAGTTCAGGAATCACCCCCTTTTACAATAATAGCCAGTTCTGTAGGATTTGAATCTTCATCAATAGATATATCTTCACAAACTGTAGATTTGACTATTGTATTGAAAGAAGGTACAGAGCTTGATGAAGTAGTCATTTCGGCTTCCAGAACTCCAGAACGTATATTCGAATCACCAGTAAGTGTTGAACGCTTCGGAATTAAAGAAATTAAAAATACACCTTCAGTAGATTTTTATGATGGATTAGAAAATCTTAAAGGAGTAGATATCAATACTAACAGTTTAACATTTAAATCAATTAATACTAGAGGTTTTGCAGATTTTGCTAATACGCGTTTTGTGCAATTGGTAGATGGAATGGATAACACAGCGCCCGCTCTTAATTTTGTATTGGGAAATCTGTTAGGGATGACAGAATTAGATGTCAATAGTGTAGAACTATTGCCTGGAGCATCTTCTGCACTATATGGAGCGAATGCTTTTAATGGAATTCTGTTTATGACAAGTAAAAACCCATTTGATCATCATGGGATTAGTGCATATTTTAAAGGCGGAATTACCTCACAAGAAGCAGCAGGAGATAATGAGTTTTATGATTACGGAATTAGGGTTGCGCATAAGTTCTCAGAGAAATTCGCCGCAAAAGCAAATTTCTCATACTTACGAGGTACAGATTGGTTTGCAACCAGTACTGTTAATGTTTTAAACCCAGCTACAGATAGGTCAGACCCTAATTATGACGGTCTTAATGTGTATGGTGATGAGGTAAGTACAAATATAAGAGGTGTAGGAGAAGCTCTTGTAAATAGAGGGGTTTTACCGGCTGGAGCCGAAAACTTGCTGCCAGACGAAAGTGTTAGTAGAACAGGGTATAATGAGCAAGATTTAAATGCTAATAAAGCAGAAAGTATAAAATTTGATGCAGCATTACACTATAGGCCATTTGCTAATGATTTTGAAGTTATTTATAACGGAAAAATAGGTAGAGGAACTACAATTTATCAAGGAGCAAATCGATATTCGATTCGTAATTTTTTCTTGCAGCAACATAAATTAGAATTTAAAAACAATAATTTTTTTGTTAGAGGATATTTAACAGATGAAAGTGCGGGAGATTCTTATGATACAAGATTTACCGGAATTAATATTAATAGAAAATGGAAAGATGATCAAACTTGGTTTGGAGAATATGCAGGAGCTTTCGTTCAGGCAACATTAGCGGGCCAATTGCCAGAGCAGGCGCACCTTATTGGGAGACAAACAGCCGATACAGGTCGTTTTATGCCAGGAACACCAGAATTCGAACAAGCCTTTAAAGCAGTAACCAGTGATCCTAATCTATTAACAGGATCAAAATTTCAAGACGCTTCTCAGTTAAAACATGTAGATGTTAACTATAATTTAAGTCATATTACAGGAGATTTTGCAGATATTCAGGTAGGAGGATCATTTAGAGAGTATAAATTGAATTCTTCAGGTACAATCTTTACGGATTTTGATGGACCAATTAGGTATTCTGAATATGGAGCATACACACAAATTCAGAAAAAATTTGCAGACGAAAGAGTAAAAGTAACAGGATCTATACGATATGATAAATCTGAATTATTTGATGGTAATTTATCACCTAGATTATCAATAGGATACACTTTGGGTAATGAGCGAAATCATAATATCCGTGCCTCTGTACAAACAGGGTTTAGAAACCCAACTACACAGGATTTATATATTGGTCTGGATGTAGGACGCGCAATATTGGTTGGATCAGCAAGAGATAATTTAGATAGAGATGTAAGATCATTTGATGATTTAAGTGGAGCAGGCGAAACTATTGTAGGGTCTGATACAGTTACTATAACAGGTAGAGCGGCCTATGAAAATTCATTTTCGGCAAGTTCTGTGACAAATGGAGCGCCAGAGGCTTCTGGAGCAACCCTTGTAGAGCCAGAAAAAATTACTGCTTTCGAAATAGGGTATCGTGGTAAAATAAAGAAATTTGTCATTGATCTAAGCGGGTATTATAACCAGTATAAAGATTTTATATCAACTGAAAATGTGCTAGTGCCATATTACGGTCAGGTAGGAGATGGAACGCTATCACTTCTTGCATTACAGAATGATGATTTTAAAGTGTATCAAGCATATACAAACTCAGATGTAGATATAAAATCTTTTGGAGCTACGATTGGTGTAAATACCAGGATTCCGGGGAATTTTGATTTAGGTGTTAATTATACTTACGCCGAACAGGATTTTGATAAAGATAAAGATCCTGATTTCAGAACTAATTTTAATACACCAAAACATAAAGTAAAAGCTACGTTTGGACATGCAAATTTGTTTAAAAATTTTGGATTTAACACGAGTTATCGTTGGACTGATAACTACTTGTGGGAAGCTTCATTTGGAGATGGTAATGTACCATCTTTCTCGGTAATCGATGCTCAGATAAATTATAAAATTCCAAAACTGAAAACTACTCTTAAAGTTGGTGCGACTAACATTGGAGGAGATGAATACTTCACAGCATTTGGAACTGGATTTATTGGATCCCAGTATTACATAGGCTTATCAATAAATAATTTGTAG
- a CDS encoding sterol desaturase family protein, whose protein sequence is METYATALSYAIPGFIVLILIEYLISRWKKIPVNEGMDTISSISSGITNTLKSLIGLTVIILSYEWMVEHLALIEIKSTILIYILTFIGLDFVGYWSHRLNHTINVFWNRHIIHHSSEEFNLACALRQNVSAIVAIYFFLYIPLALVGIPANIVAFVAPIHFFAQFWYHTRLINKMGFLEHIIVTPSHHRVHHAINDEYLDKNYSEIFIFWDKLFGTFQEELQDKPPVYGVKKPVNTWNPFFINFMHIWGILKDAWRTRNWLDKIKIWFMPTGWRPEDVKEKYPIQIITNPYSRQKYKTESSLILKLWSWVQLVITVALMYYLLISVADLEFIQIVNYSIFLGVSIFAYTSLMDRHIISLFAECIKLAMGLYFILYYGSWFDIDTIFQGATFVVLGYILISFLLSIYFQLIERNYNSHTIQQTA, encoded by the coding sequence ATGGAAACTTATGCAACCGCATTAAGCTATGCAATACCCGGCTTTATTGTACTTATACTTATCGAATATTTAATTAGTAGATGGAAAAAAATACCGGTTAATGAAGGTATGGATACAATTTCGAGTATTAGTTCTGGTATCACAAACACGCTCAAAAGCCTGATAGGCCTTACTGTTATTATTTTAAGCTACGAATGGATGGTTGAACATCTGGCTTTAATAGAAATTAAATCTACAATTTTGATATATATCCTAACCTTTATCGGGTTGGATTTTGTTGGCTATTGGTCACACCGCCTTAATCATACGATAAATGTATTCTGGAACCGGCATATTATACATCACAGTAGTGAAGAATTTAATTTAGCATGTGCTTTACGTCAAAATGTATCTGCAATAGTTGCTATTTATTTTTTTCTATATATCCCATTAGCATTAGTTGGAATCCCTGCAAATATAGTCGCATTTGTTGCTCCTATTCATTTCTTTGCTCAATTTTGGTATCATACCCGACTGATCAACAAAATGGGGTTTTTAGAGCATATTATTGTTACTCCTTCTCATCACAGGGTTCATCATGCTATTAACGATGAATATCTGGATAAAAACTATTCTGAAATATTCATTTTCTGGGATAAACTTTTTGGAACTTTTCAAGAGGAATTACAAGACAAACCACCGGTTTATGGTGTAAAAAAACCTGTAAACACCTGGAATCCTTTCTTTATCAATTTTATGCACATTTGGGGAATATTAAAAGATGCTTGGAGAACCCGAAATTGGCTTGATAAAATTAAGATATGGTTTATGCCAACGGGATGGCGACCAGAGGATGTAAAAGAAAAATATCCTATACAAATCATTACAAACCCTTATTCAAGACAAAAATATAAAACAGAAAGTTCATTGATATTAAAATTGTGGTCATGGGTTCAGCTTGTAATCACAGTAGCACTTATGTATTACTTATTGATTAGTGTTGCCGATCTGGAGTTTATCCAAATTGTAAACTACTCTATCTTTCTAGGAGTATCGATATTTGCTTATACATCTCTAATGGATCGACATATAATTTCTTTGTTTGCAGAATGTATTAAACTTGCAATGGGATTGTATTTTATACTTTACTATGGTAGTTGGTTTGATATTGACACCATTTTTCAGGGAGCTACATTTGTAGTTTTAGGATATATACTTATATCTTTTTTACTTTCTATATATTTTCAATTAATAGAAAGAAATTACAATTCTCATACTATTCAGCAAACAGCATAA